GATGTTGACGAACCCTTCCTTGGGGGTGCGCACCCGGATCCCTTCCATGGGTTAAGCCTATCAGGAAAGCCGGGTGGAGCGCAGGAAAAAGCGCTTCTCCACCGAAAAGGGGCGGTCCAGGTCGCCAAGCTCCGCCTCCGCCCAGGCCCAGAGCCTCTCCATGGCCCGGGCGTGGGCCTCCTCGGGCACCCCCTTGGTGAAGGAGTAGAGGCGGTAGGGCCGGGCCCCGAGGGCCCCCCCGGGCGTGGGCTCCTCCCCCCCGGCCCCCACCCCCCGGGTCCTGGGCCTGAGGCCAAGGCGCCTTAGGGCCTCCTCCACCTCGGCCATGCGCCTTCCGTGAAGCCCCCGCTCCACCAAGACCCCCTCCTCGGCCACAAGCTCCCGCCACCTCTCCTGCAGGCGGCACTCGGGCTCGGCCTCTACCCTTTCCCAGCCCTCCAGGAGGACCCCGGAGGGCTTTAAGACCCTTAAGGCCTCGGCCAGGGCCTTGGGCCAGTCGGGGAGGAGGTGCCAGAGGTGGACGGCGATGACCCCGTGGACGCTCTCGTCGGGGAGGGGGATTTCCCGGGCATCCGCCAGAAGAAGGCGC
Above is a genomic segment from Thermus aquaticus containing:
- a CDS encoding class I SAM-dependent methyltransferase: RLLLADAREIPLPDESVHGVIAVHLWHLLPDWPKALAEALRVLKPSGVLLEGWERVEAEPECRLQERWRELVAEEGVLVERGLHGRRMAEVEEALRRLGLRPRTRGVGAGGEEPTPGGALGARPYRLYSFTKGVPEEAHARAMERLWAWAEAELGDLDRPFSVEKRFFLRSTRLS